From the Desulfatirhabdium butyrativorans DSM 18734 genome, one window contains:
- the shc gene encoding squalene--hopene cyclase: MNHRSAGQSPNFGRMEKAIGAAVAWLNEHQYPQGYWAGLLESNVCMEAEWILAMHILGIGNDPKIPRWVQGILDEQRPDGAWEVYDHAPSGDISATVEAYAALRACGIDPEAEPMRRARTWILSHGGLANVRVFTRYWLALIGEWPWAKTPNIPPEIIFFPTWFPFNIYNFACWARATILPLALLCARRFVCPLPGGIRLQELFPEGRKAVYDGVPSKKGRPFSWERFFTINDRFLHFLQRIGFTPFRKAAFRKCVRWIVAHQDADGSWGGIQPPWIYSLMALHAEGYPLTHPVIRKGLDALNQHWSFEKKGSLHVQASESPVWDTLLALMAMLDCGCDCNDSLAMQKALEWVLAHQIRSPGDWQVKIKGVEPSGWAFERANAWYPDVDDTAVALIVLGRIRQAHPDRRRIDAAIDRAARWVLAMQCRNGGWGAFDKDNDRILLTKIPFSDFGEVLDPPSVDVTGHVIEALGTIGMNRSHPAIRKALAFIWNEQEAEGCWFGRWGVNYIYGTSAVLCGLKAIGEDMQAGYVKKAAEWIASCQNPDGGWGESCGSYMVPALRGKGESTASQSGWALMALVATDDRRYSESVRRGVAFLVDSQQAGSWDEPQYTGTGFPGYGEGQRIDLSSDGLSEKLCQGAELGRGFMLNYNMYRHYFPLMALGRAMSYLRD, encoded by the coding sequence ATGAACCACAGGAGCGCAGGCCAGTCGCCGAACTTTGGCCGGATGGAAAAGGCCATCGGAGCGGCTGTCGCCTGGTTGAACGAGCATCAATACCCGCAAGGGTACTGGGCGGGTCTTCTCGAGTCCAATGTCTGCATGGAGGCCGAATGGATTCTGGCCATGCATATCCTTGGGATTGGAAACGATCCGAAAATTCCCCGATGGGTGCAGGGCATCCTCGATGAGCAACGCCCCGATGGCGCATGGGAAGTGTATGACCATGCGCCATCGGGGGATATCAGCGCCACGGTGGAAGCCTACGCCGCTCTGAGGGCCTGCGGCATCGATCCGGAGGCCGAGCCGATGAGGCGCGCCAGAACTTGGATCCTGAGCCATGGCGGTCTCGCCAACGTCCGGGTCTTCACCCGCTACTGGCTCGCCTTGATCGGTGAATGGCCCTGGGCAAAAACACCGAACATCCCGCCTGAAATCATCTTTTTCCCGACGTGGTTCCCGTTCAACATCTACAATTTCGCCTGCTGGGCCCGGGCCACCATCCTGCCGCTGGCGCTTCTTTGCGCGCGGCGATTCGTCTGTCCGCTTCCCGGAGGCATCCGCCTTCAGGAACTTTTCCCGGAAGGCCGCAAGGCCGTTTATGACGGTGTTCCCTCCAAAAAAGGGCGCCCCTTTTCCTGGGAACGGTTTTTCACCATCAACGATCGTTTCCTGCATTTCCTTCAGCGGATCGGTTTCACGCCCTTCAGAAAAGCGGCCTTTCGGAAATGCGTCCGGTGGATTGTGGCCCACCAGGACGCCGACGGTTCCTGGGGCGGGATTCAGCCCCCCTGGATTTACAGCCTCATGGCCCTGCATGCCGAAGGCTATCCGCTCACCCATCCCGTCATCCGAAAGGGGCTGGATGCGCTCAACCAGCACTGGAGCTTCGAAAAAAAAGGGTCGCTGCATGTTCAGGCCAGCGAATCGCCGGTCTGGGATACCCTGCTTGCCCTGATGGCCATGCTGGACTGCGGATGCGATTGCAACGACTCGCTGGCCATGCAAAAAGCCCTGGAATGGGTGCTGGCTCATCAAATCCGGTCGCCCGGAGACTGGCAGGTGAAAATCAAGGGGGTTGAGCCGAGCGGCTGGGCCTTCGAGCGCGCCAACGCCTGGTATCCGGACGTGGACGATACCGCAGTGGCCCTGATCGTGTTGGGCCGCATCCGGCAGGCTCATCCGGACAGAAGGCGGATTGATGCCGCCATCGATCGGGCCGCACGCTGGGTGCTGGCCATGCAGTGCCGCAACGGCGGCTGGGGCGCGTTCGACAAGGACAATGACCGGATCCTCCTGACCAAAATCCCGTTCTCGGATTTCGGCGAGGTCCTCGATCCGCCGAGTGTGGATGTGACCGGTCATGTCATCGAAGCCCTCGGCACCATTGGGATGAATCGATCTCACCCCGCAATCCGGAAGGCGCTGGCATTCATCTGGAACGAACAGGAAGCGGAAGGTTGCTGGTTTGGCCGGTGGGGCGTCAATTACATTTATGGTACGTCAGCCGTTCTGTGCGGTCTGAAGGCCATCGGCGAGGACATGCAGGCAGGCTACGTGAAGAAGGCGGCCGAGTGGATCGCTTCCTGCCAGAATCCGGACGGCGGATGGGGTGAATCCTGCGGCTCTTACATGGTTCCCGCGCTCCGCGGCAAAGGCGAAAGCACGGCTTCCCAGAGCGGTTGGGCCTTGATGGCCCTTGTGGCAACGGATGATCGGCGGTACAGTGAATCCGTCCGCCGCGGCGTGGCGTTTCTGGTCGACAGCCAGCAGGCAGGAAGCTGGGATGAGCCGCAATATACGGGAACAGGGTTTCCCGGATACGGCGAAGGCCAGCGTATCGACCTTTCTTCGGATGGACTCAGCGAAAAACTTTGCCAGGGCGCCGAGCTGGGCCGCGGCTTCATGCTCAACTACAACATGTACCGCCATTATTTCCCGCTCATGGCCCTGGGACGGGCCATGAGCTATCTGCGGGACTGA
- a CDS encoding L,D-transpeptidase family protein gives MFQKDDKNRCFYQPIRWIVEAANRLDSCMWTLLNSRCYSQYKKNQSAVKSKPFHSKALILLGILWIFSAAAASEGMSPASGRIIVIDKAKKQLILYRNGRATARSPISFGIDPNSDKYKAFDCATPEGRYVITYKKIESPFHRFLGISYPNRMNAEKALASGIISKAEFERVVENIRKSRWTACDTGLGCDIGIHGGGVFRSMDHSRERDWTEGCIALNNPDIEKLFDSCKPGDPVIIFNSSRNLYGIIRPFTHATELDANGIPVCENGAFTYQTEMATSLGRMVLTLKEGKDYGRSIDVRVYGNGASEQPSLVLVDRNADGYMSSLDSVSGPDDLVKNPEAAYRMIREAVIAALSTGVF, from the coding sequence ATGTTCCAAAAAGATGACAAGAACAGGTGCTTTTATCAGCCGATCCGCTGGATCGTAGAAGCCGCTAACCGTCTTGACTCCTGCATGTGGACCCTTCTGAATTCTCGATGCTATTCTCAATATAAGAAAAATCAATCCGCAGTCAAGTCAAAACCTTTTCATTCAAAGGCGCTGATCCTCCTGGGAATCCTCTGGATATTCTCGGCGGCGGCCGCATCCGAAGGGATGTCTCCGGCATCTGGACGGATCATCGTTATCGACAAGGCCAAAAAACAGTTGATTTTATACAGGAACGGCCGAGCGACGGCCCGATCTCCGATCTCCTTCGGGATCGATCCGAATTCGGATAAATACAAGGCATTCGACTGCGCAACCCCGGAAGGGCGCTATGTCATCACATATAAAAAAATCGAAAGTCCGTTTCACCGATTTTTGGGCATTTCCTATCCGAACCGCATGAACGCTGAGAAAGCCCTGGCCAGCGGCATCATCTCCAAGGCGGAATTTGAACGGGTTGTTGAAAATATCCGGAAATCGAGATGGACAGCCTGTGATACCGGCCTGGGCTGCGATATTGGAATTCATGGCGGAGGGGTGTTCCGATCGATGGACCATTCCAGAGAAAGAGACTGGACCGAGGGCTGCATTGCATTAAACAACCCGGATATCGAAAAGCTTTTCGATTCATGCAAACCCGGAGATCCGGTCATCATATTCAACAGCTCCAGAAACCTCTACGGCATCATCCGGCCGTTTACACATGCAACGGAGCTGGACGCGAACGGAATTCCCGTATGCGAAAACGGGGCCTTCACCTATCAAACGGAGATGGCCACTTCTCTGGGCCGGATGGTGCTGACCCTCAAGGAAGGAAAAGATTACGGCCGGTCCATCGATGTCCGGGTTTATGGAAACGGCGCAAGCGAACAGCCGTCGCTGGTCCTTGTGGATCGGAATGCGGACGGTTACATGTCATCTCTGGACAGCGTCAGCGGCCCGGACGATTTGGTGAAAAATCCGGAAGCAGCCTACCGAATGATCCGGGAAGCGGTCATCGCTGCCCTGTCTACCGGCGTTTTTTGA
- a CDS encoding MMPL family transporter has protein sequence MRRILTSILDFQLRHPVVVLMAALCLAALSVGYTYRNLGFLTSPKDLNYADNHLLKLSREIRDFDGYDTFVVVIENRDEDRSLSFLHALVPHLEADRKHFSQLFYRVDPESFKPWALLYLKPEDLAALEKNLREHAALIRQMAASKDLPDVLGAINHEMASAMVGDLFTGFLEDKGDPAKKPVDLSFMIRVLTQMHQALEGDPEYVSPMDSLIAAGSSSAFWSNTSKAGYFWTRDKHFLLLFVTPKATDAGFSNKLDALNRLRAAISEARSAGFPDIQVGVTGQEALNQDEMGTALQDIRLATGLSLSALALLLIVFWRGIRRPILEMVELIVALCWTFGLTTLFIGHLNILSVTFAPMLLGLGIDYGIHWLARYSEEVQQLGQSREAAMRATMIRLGPSIVLAGVSASASFFPLMLTGFRGLVELGKITSMGMIMTTLSTLCLLPSLLMLFDKAAPARPKQQAPERSDILFRIGNRSARIVLCLSAMALVCSLWGMQRVSFDLNMLHLQSKGAESVIWEHKLLAESDRSSTYGAILARTLEDLSEKTRSLQSLSTVSEVQSVLSMLPEDQEEKIASLKELGSLIGLPEPAAAKQNPIDLNRLNDVLGRIHFKMVDSRAADWGAAKPLVEQMREVRTLIEGLHSQFQSMDPGQQERRLEGFSERFLSDLQDRFALLRMNLQAKPMRPEDLPLTLRQRYISGDGRYLMRIFPSGDIWEPAFLARFVHDLQTVDPNAIGDPVTLEAFTKAYRNACIQAAIYAIIFIALLLLMTFKNFFHAFLVMTPLIVGTVWTIGLMALFGVDFNLANSLFLPLIVGAGVEYGIIIMQRQQQDGFIGDKTALPASTTKGVILAGLTTTVGFCSLGIAHHQGIASLGILATIGSLSILLAAVIFLPALIQSLRLVIQGKIS, from the coding sequence ATGCGACGCATCTTGACATCAATACTGGATTTTCAGCTCAGACATCCGGTTGTGGTGCTGATGGCGGCCCTTTGTCTGGCTGCCCTTTCGGTGGGGTATACCTATCGGAATCTCGGTTTTCTGACGAGTCCGAAAGACCTCAACTATGCAGACAACCATCTGCTCAAGCTTTCCCGCGAAATCCGGGATTTCGATGGTTACGATACATTTGTCGTCGTCATCGAAAACCGGGATGAGGATCGTTCCCTGTCGTTTCTGCATGCGCTCGTTCCGCATCTGGAAGCGGACCGGAAGCATTTCAGCCAGCTCTTTTACCGGGTCGATCCGGAGTCGTTCAAGCCCTGGGCGCTGCTCTACTTGAAACCGGAGGATCTGGCAGCGCTCGAGAAGAACCTTCGCGAGCATGCCGCGCTGATCCGGCAGATGGCCGCATCGAAGGATCTGCCGGACGTGCTGGGAGCGATCAATCACGAAATGGCCTCTGCCATGGTGGGCGATCTGTTTACGGGTTTTCTGGAAGACAAAGGCGATCCCGCAAAAAAACCTGTCGATCTCAGTTTCATGATCCGGGTGCTGACCCAGATGCATCAGGCATTGGAGGGCGATCCGGAATATGTTTCTCCCATGGATTCGCTGATCGCCGCGGGCTCTTCCTCTGCTTTCTGGTCGAATACATCGAAAGCCGGGTATTTCTGGACCAGGGACAAGCACTTCCTCCTGCTGTTTGTCACGCCCAAGGCGACGGATGCCGGATTTTCCAACAAGCTGGATGCTCTCAACAGGCTTCGGGCCGCAATTTCCGAAGCCCGCAGCGCCGGATTTCCCGATATCCAGGTCGGCGTCACCGGCCAGGAGGCGCTGAATCAGGATGAAATGGGTACGGCGCTTCAGGATATCCGCCTTGCCACCGGTCTCTCCCTGAGTGCACTTGCCTTGCTGCTGATCGTGTTCTGGCGGGGAATTCGCCGGCCGATTCTGGAAATGGTCGAACTCATCGTGGCGCTGTGCTGGACCTTCGGCCTGACGACCCTGTTCATCGGTCATCTCAATATTCTCTCGGTCACTTTTGCCCCGATGCTGCTGGGGCTTGGCATCGATTACGGCATCCACTGGCTTGCCCGTTATTCGGAAGAAGTCCAGCAGTTGGGGCAGAGCCGGGAGGCGGCCATGCGGGCCACCATGATCCGGTTGGGGCCAAGCATCGTGCTGGCAGGTGTGAGCGCATCGGCTTCCTTTTTCCCGCTGATGCTCACCGGTTTCCGGGGACTGGTGGAACTGGGCAAGATCACTTCCATGGGGATGATCATGACAACGCTGAGCACCCTGTGCCTGCTGCCCTCGCTGCTGATGCTCTTCGACAAGGCGGCCCCTGCAAGACCGAAACAGCAGGCGCCTGAACGATCCGACATTCTGTTCCGGATCGGCAACCGCAGCGCGCGGATCGTTTTGTGCCTGTCCGCCATGGCCCTGGTGTGTTCGCTGTGGGGGATGCAGCGGGTTTCCTTCGATCTGAACATGCTCCATCTGCAATCAAAAGGAGCGGAATCGGTCATCTGGGAGCACAAACTTCTGGCGGAATCGGACCGATCCAGCACCTATGGGGCCATACTGGCCCGCACGCTGGAAGATCTGAGCGAAAAAACCCGCTCGCTGCAATCGCTTTCGACCGTATCCGAGGTACAAAGCGTCCTGAGCATGCTCCCGGAGGATCAGGAAGAAAAAATCGCCTCCCTGAAAGAACTGGGGTCCCTGATCGGCTTGCCGGAACCAGCCGCAGCGAAGCAGAATCCGATCGATTTGAACCGGTTGAACGATGTTCTGGGGCGCATCCATTTCAAAATGGTCGATAGCCGCGCCGCAGACTGGGGCGCCGCAAAGCCCCTGGTGGAGCAGATGCGGGAGGTGAGGACATTGATTGAAGGCTTGCACAGCCAGTTTCAGTCCATGGATCCGGGCCAGCAGGAACGAAGACTGGAAGGGTTCAGCGAGCGTTTTCTGTCGGATTTGCAGGATCGCTTCGCCTTGCTGCGAATGAATCTTCAGGCAAAGCCCATGCGGCCAGAAGACCTGCCTTTGACCCTGCGACAGCGCTATATCTCGGGGGATGGGCGTTATCTGATGCGCATCTTTCCCTCGGGCGATATCTGGGAGCCTGCATTTCTCGCCCGTTTCGTTCACGACCTGCAAACGGTCGATCCCAATGCCATCGGGGATCCGGTCACACTGGAGGCTTTTACGAAGGCCTACCGGAATGCCTGCATCCAGGCCGCCATTTATGCAATCATCTTCATTGCGCTGCTGCTGCTGATGACTTTCAAGAACTTTTTCCATGCGTTTCTGGTCATGACCCCCCTGATCGTCGGAACGGTGTGGACGATCGGCCTGATGGCGCTTTTCGGCGTGGACTTCAACCTCGCCAACAGCCTTTTTCTGCCGCTCATCGTCGGGGCCGGGGTGGAATACGGCATCATCATCATGCAGCGCCAGCAACAGGATGGTTTTATCGGCGACAAAACGGCGCTTCCCGCCAGCACCACCAAAGGTGTCATTCTCGCCGGTCTGACGACGACCGTCGGCTTTTGCAGCCTGGGCATCGCTCATCATCAGGGCATCGCAAGCCTGGGTATCCTGGCCACGATCGGCAGCCTCAGTATTCTGCTGGCCGCTGTCATTTTCCTGCCGGCTCTGATACAGTCGCTGCGTCTGGTGATACAGGGGAAAATATCGTGA
- a CDS encoding MlaC/ttg2D family ABC transporter substrate-binding protein: MFRNACRAVAIIVVIFFCISVPFSAFAQAGQGDAADQVRHILDEVMAIQSNPQLAGDPHRPERKKRIQDILAKNFDMDRMAKDALGGYWPKLQVNQQAEYTAVFRDLFQDSYTRLVLDFLKQEQIRYSPAELKNGEALVKTVILRQDANIQVDYLLAPIKSGWRIHDVTIDGVSIVRKYEDAFSRVIRMKSYDELLEKLRLQQRAIQQNP; encoded by the coding sequence ATGTTTCGAAACGCCTGTCGTGCAGTAGCGATAATCGTCGTGATCTTTTTCTGTATCTCCGTTCCCTTTTCGGCCTTTGCGCAGGCAGGCCAGGGCGACGCCGCCGATCAGGTGCGGCATATTCTGGATGAGGTCATGGCCATCCAGAGCAATCCGCAATTGGCCGGCGATCCACACCGGCCGGAGCGGAAGAAACGGATTCAGGATATTTTGGCCAAAAATTTCGACATGGACCGGATGGCAAAGGATGCCCTGGGGGGATACTGGCCGAAACTCCAGGTGAACCAGCAGGCCGAATATACCGCCGTTTTCCGCGATCTCTTCCAGGATTCCTATACGCGGCTGGTACTGGATTTTCTGAAGCAGGAGCAGATCCGCTATTCGCCGGCAGAGCTGAAAAACGGCGAGGCGCTCGTGAAAACCGTGATCCTCCGGCAGGATGCCAACATCCAGGTGGACTATCTTCTGGCGCCGATCAAAAGCGGCTGGCGCATTCATGATGTCACCATCGATGGCGTCAGCATTGTCCGGAAATACGAAGATGCCTTCAGTCGGGTGATCCGGATGAAATCCTATGACGAACTCCTCGAAAAACTCCGGCTTCAGCAGCGGGCCATCCAGCAGAATCCCTGA
- a CDS encoding phytoene/squalene synthase family protein: protein MDVQTNQNAAGCMGGQWASETDILQGVSRSFALTIPQLPKPLRECVTVAYLMCRIADTIEDEVTLSAMEKKIFFQEFTDLLDGACPVGPFVDRLLPVLSESTLPAEKELIRQTGLLLDTFFTLSKQQRQILAQCVRIMSAGMLRFQEMQRPDGLPTLRDMNEYCYSVAGVVGEMLTELFCDYSEAIRSKRDRLITLAPSFGQGLQMTNILKDLWEDRERGACWLPRDVFQKAGFDLSDMNPSVYSPAFKAALAELVAITHGHLKNALDYTLLITAGQSGIRKFCLWAIGMALLTLQNIFRVRHFTCGDQVKISRRSVYTVILVSNGSVRNNAMLRFFFRIAGYGLPLQYQNPASRISLWNPS, encoded by the coding sequence ATGGATGTGCAAACCAACCAAAACGCCGCCGGTTGCATGGGGGGACAATGGGCCAGCGAGACCGATATCCTGCAGGGCGTCTCCCGCTCGTTTGCGCTGACCATACCCCAACTGCCCAAACCGTTGCGCGAGTGCGTCACCGTCGCCTACCTGATGTGCCGTATTGCCGATACCATCGAAGATGAAGTGACGCTGTCGGCAATGGAGAAAAAAATCTTTTTTCAGGAATTCACGGATCTTCTCGATGGCGCATGCCCTGTTGGCCCGTTTGTGGATCGGCTTCTGCCGGTGCTATCCGAGAGCACCCTCCCTGCGGAAAAGGAGTTGATCCGCCAGACCGGACTGCTTCTCGATACCTTCTTCACCCTCAGCAAACAGCAGCGGCAAATCCTTGCCCAGTGTGTCCGGATCATGTCTGCCGGAATGCTGCGGTTCCAGGAAATGCAGCGGCCCGACGGCCTTCCCACCCTGAGAGACATGAACGAATACTGTTACAGCGTCGCAGGCGTCGTTGGCGAGATGCTGACGGAGCTTTTCTGCGATTATTCGGAAGCGATCCGCTCCAAAAGGGATCGACTGATCACGCTGGCACCGTCCTTCGGTCAGGGCTTGCAAATGACCAACATTCTGAAAGATCTGTGGGAAGATCGGGAACGCGGCGCCTGCTGGCTGCCAAGAGATGTTTTTCAGAAGGCCGGCTTCGATCTCAGCGACATGAATCCATCGGTATATTCGCCCGCCTTCAAAGCCGCTCTGGCAGAACTGGTTGCCATCACGCACGGCCATCTGAAAAACGCCCTCGATTACACGCTGCTCATCACCGCAGGGCAGAGCGGCATCCGAAAGTTCTGCCTGTGGGCCATCGGAATGGCCCTGCTCACCCTGCAGAACATTTTCCGGGTCCGCCATTTCACCTGCGGCGATCAGGTCAAGATTTCCCGGCGAAGCGTCTACACGGTCATTCTCGTCTCCAACGGGAGCGTTCGAAACAATGCCATGCTGCGTTTTTTTTTCCGCATAGCGGGTTATGGTCTCCCCCTGCAATACCAGAACCCTGCATCCCGGATTTCCCTATGGAACCCGTCATGA
- a CDS encoding TolC family protein — protein sequence MNGRFPFRFRIIHHAILGILLCVSTTCCFEAAGGQETGRPEENRFDLPTLVKRAVAESPEIGEAQSALAASMSALAAIRAAFFPRIDGTALVGPTERADEPLIVDNRITDPSRGMRLSNIGAFGRLDFTLTQPLYTFGRLSNLKNAARLGADAKKEEIAKTADNLALQVSRLYYALLVAQKGMDATLDADRFFDNAEQRINSLLKVQSPNVSQSDLYMIEAFRSGIQRSRVVAQKGIDTATFALRSIVNLPAGVPFEIAPAPLEIEDSPSEPLDAAIQQAYARRPEFRQLRDAVEASRYQREAAYSDLYPSFFLAIVGSLAGAPGRDRFDNPYIIDQFNHEYVGVVAGARWEFDFGIKKARISEADAQYRKMRHTQKKAEMNIPIQVAKARDELIEWEKSARIYQRAATASRKWVVSAFTDFDMGVGTAENLLKAIEKYGENQADYIDALFHYHLAMLDLRYATGSIRETIGH from the coding sequence ATGAATGGCCGTTTTCCGTTTCGATTCCGGATCATCCATCACGCTATACTCGGCATCCTGCTGTGTGTTTCCACCACATGCTGCTTCGAGGCGGCAGGGGGGCAGGAAACCGGCAGGCCGGAAGAGAATCGGTTCGATCTGCCGACGCTGGTGAAACGGGCCGTTGCCGAGAGTCCGGAAATCGGAGAGGCGCAAAGCGCTCTTGCAGCTTCGATGAGCGCGCTTGCAGCAATCCGCGCCGCTTTCTTTCCCCGGATCGATGGCACGGCGCTTGTCGGCCCGACGGAAAGGGCCGATGAACCGCTGATTGTGGACAACCGGATTACCGATCCTTCCCGCGGGATGCGGCTTTCGAATATCGGCGCATTTGGCCGGCTGGATTTTACGCTCACCCAGCCGCTGTATACCTTCGGCAGGCTTTCCAATCTGAAGAACGCTGCCCGCCTGGGCGCAGACGCCAAAAAAGAGGAAATCGCCAAAACCGCCGATAACCTTGCGCTTCAGGTCAGCAGGCTCTATTATGCGCTGCTGGTAGCCCAAAAGGGAATGGATGCCACCCTGGATGCGGACCGGTTTTTTGACAATGCGGAGCAGCGGATCAACAGTCTGCTGAAGGTGCAATCCCCCAATGTGAGCCAAAGCGATCTCTATATGATCGAGGCTTTTCGGAGCGGGATTCAGCGATCCCGCGTTGTGGCTCAGAAGGGAATCGATACCGCCACGTTCGCCCTGCGATCCATCGTCAATCTTCCGGCCGGTGTTCCGTTTGAAATCGCCCCGGCGCCGCTCGAAATCGAAGATTCCCCATCTGAGCCCCTGGATGCCGCCATTCAGCAGGCTTACGCCAGGCGTCCCGAGTTCAGGCAGCTTCGGGATGCGGTAGAGGCAAGCCGATATCAGCGGGAGGCGGCGTACAGCGATTTGTACCCTTCGTTTTTCCTGGCCATCGTGGGCTCCTTGGCCGGAGCGCCGGGGCGCGACCGCTTCGATAACCCGTATATCATCGATCAATTCAACCATGAATATGTCGGCGTCGTTGCCGGGGCTCGATGGGAATTCGATTTCGGCATCAAAAAAGCGCGAATCTCGGAGGCTGATGCGCAATACCGGAAAATGCGCCACACCCAGAAAAAGGCGGAAATGAACATCCCCATCCAGGTGGCCAAGGCGCGTGATGAGCTGATCGAATGGGAAAAAAGCGCCAGGATTTATCAGCGCGCCGCAACTGCATCCCGCAAATGGGTGGTTTCCGCCTTTACCGATTTCGACATGGGCGTGGGAACTGCGGAAAACCTGCTGAAAGCCATTGAAAAATACGGCGAAAATCAGGCCGATTATATCGATGCGCTGTTCCATTACCATCTGGCCATGTTGGATTTGCGTTATGCCACCGGCAGTATCCGGGAAACAATCGGGCATTAG
- the hpnH gene encoding adenosyl-hopene transferase HpnH, with product MAISNRQKFFISFHILRQMLFRKSKYSLVLMLEPLYTCNLKCRGCGKIHLADKAPGTRLSVAECVGAAEEANVPVVSIGGGEPLLHPEIPEVVSRLIARKRFVYLCTNALLLQKRIPEFSPSPFLSFSIHFDGLEAHHDEVVGRKGVFANAVDAIQLLRRLGFRVTTNTTLFRDDTPENAAALFDFLTSLGVDGMTVAPAFHYETAMDQTHFIRDREAIRSFFRRLFEIGRRRNWPFNHSSVYLDFLAGRYDFPCTPWGNPTRNIFGWQKPCYLLNEGYVHSYDELIRKTDWDAYGVGKNPKCGSCMVHCGFEPTAVTESIRHPLRLLG from the coding sequence TTGGCCATTTCCAATAGACAGAAATTTTTCATCAGTTTCCATATCCTCCGGCAGATGCTTTTCCGGAAATCGAAATATTCCCTGGTTCTCATGCTGGAGCCGCTCTACACGTGCAATCTGAAATGCCGCGGATGCGGTAAAATTCATCTTGCAGACAAGGCGCCGGGTACACGCCTGAGCGTTGCGGAATGCGTCGGCGCTGCGGAAGAAGCGAACGTCCCTGTCGTCTCCATCGGCGGTGGAGAACCGCTGCTGCACCCGGAAATCCCCGAGGTGGTTTCACGCCTGATCGCCCGCAAACGCTTTGTCTATCTGTGCACCAACGCCCTGTTGCTGCAAAAACGCATACCGGAATTCTCCCCGTCTCCCTTTCTCAGTTTCAGCATCCATTTCGACGGGTTGGAGGCGCACCACGACGAAGTGGTTGGACGCAAGGGTGTATTTGCCAATGCGGTCGACGCCATTCAACTGCTGCGGCGTCTCGGATTTCGCGTGACGACCAACACCACCCTCTTCCGTGACGATACCCCCGAGAATGCGGCGGCGCTGTTCGATTTTCTCACAAGCCTCGGTGTAGACGGGATGACCGTAGCCCCGGCTTTCCATTACGAAACTGCAATGGATCAAACGCATTTCATCCGCGACCGGGAAGCCATCCGATCCTTTTTCAGACGTCTGTTTGAAATCGGTCGGCGGCGCAACTGGCCCTTCAACCACAGCAGCGTTTATCTCGATTTTCTGGCTGGACGGTACGATTTCCCGTGCACCCCCTGGGGCAACCCGACACGCAACATCTTCGGATGGCAAAAACCGTGTTATCTGCTCAATGAAGGGTATGTGCATTCCTACGACGAATTGATCCGGAAAACCGATTGGGATGCCTACGGCGTCGGGAAAAACCCCAAGTGCGGCTCCTGCATGGTCCACTGCGGATTCGAGCCGACGGCAGTGACCGAATCGATCCGGCATCCGCTCCGGCTGCTCGGCTGA